In Rhodoferax koreense, a genomic segment contains:
- a CDS encoding glycoside hydrolase family 2 TIM barrel-domain containing protein has protein sequence MQSKIFKMKRLVEALALGLVVSTALVACGGGGGGNGAGAVSVDALRNQTSLAKNWKFVQDDNLTDTQALAASGTNWATVNLPHTWNAIDAATTAQSTPTTPDYKRGLGWYRLEFDAAAAAGKTRWLQFDAASMVADVWLNGVKLGQHRGAFTAFRFDVTSGLKAGKNVLLVKTDNSAAANDASPTAIAPLGGDFNVAGGLYRTVSLIETPSTAHIALDDLGSSGVFAKTTSLTGTSATVNVLAKLKNDSSTDGTYTVTASLVEADGKTLKKSSTAQVTLKAGQSAPLAQDINVDQPHLWQGLSDPYLYHLVVELKDSTGAAVDRVVQRFGVREMRFDANQGFFLNGKSIPLHGVNIHQDELGKAWAITNEDIDQTFAFIKEVGANTVRMAHYPHSDYTVQQADKLGVVVWAELPLVNATSKASLVDPETTGFAENARVQLQELIRQKFNNASIGLWSIANEVTGGNDARNNVQPLLKSLNQVAKSEDPTRATTLANQVTRNGDVVLPDTLTQTGYTDTYGVNRYFQWYYGTSETQLGENLDALHAQIPTQPIGVSEYGAGNAITHHTDNVFGGRVCSRDTSGFTRICYQPEGYANYVHEKAYNEIVKRPYLMGTWIWNMFDFGSGNRHEGDIGQTNTKGIVTFGRDVKKDVFYFYKANWTQTPVTYITSRRYTQRAYPVTDIKVYSNASSITLQVNGQAVGSKAAADCPLKVCEFKNVALQAGNNSVVVNGTHGSETVTDAVSWNLAQENATNFFIAAGGLTTGFLSNDPLLGQHRYGSDNFFVGGELPPITGRSSVGLTGAVAINGLGTTTIPETGRVWDMWREGNAFSYNLPLANGSYMVTLGFLEPTATANGARVFNVNANGANQIANLDVLQAAGARNTAIVRKFPVTVSNGRLLLDFQGVTGKAIVSNIAVVKQ, from the coding sequence ATGCAATCCAAGATTTTCAAGATGAAGCGGCTGGTCGAAGCGCTTGCCCTGGGCCTGGTCGTCTCGACCGCACTCGTGGCCTGCGGTGGCGGCGGCGGTGGCAACGGTGCGGGCGCGGTGTCCGTGGACGCGCTGCGCAACCAGACCTCGCTGGCCAAGAACTGGAAGTTCGTTCAGGACGACAACCTGACGGACACCCAGGCACTGGCCGCCAGCGGTACCAACTGGGCGACGGTGAACCTGCCACACACCTGGAACGCGATCGACGCCGCCACCACGGCGCAGTCGACGCCGACGACGCCTGACTACAAGCGCGGCCTGGGCTGGTACCGCCTGGAATTCGATGCCGCCGCAGCGGCAGGCAAGACACGGTGGCTGCAATTCGATGCGGCCAGCATGGTGGCCGACGTCTGGCTCAATGGCGTCAAGCTCGGCCAGCACCGAGGTGCGTTCACGGCCTTCCGTTTCGATGTCACGTCCGGCCTGAAAGCCGGCAAGAACGTGCTGCTGGTGAAGACCGACAACTCGGCCGCGGCCAACGATGCGAGCCCGACGGCGATCGCCCCGCTCGGCGGTGACTTCAACGTGGCGGGCGGCCTGTACCGCACCGTGTCGCTGATCGAAACACCGTCCACCGCGCACATCGCGCTGGACGATCTCGGCAGCAGCGGCGTGTTCGCCAAGACCACCTCGCTGACGGGCACGAGCGCCACGGTGAACGTGCTGGCCAAGCTGAAGAACGACTCTTCCACCGACGGGACCTATACCGTGACGGCTTCGCTCGTCGAGGCCGACGGGAAGACCTTGAAGAAGTCGTCGACCGCACAGGTGACCCTGAAGGCTGGACAAAGCGCACCGCTGGCTCAGGACATCAACGTCGACCAGCCGCACCTCTGGCAAGGCTTGAGCGATCCCTACCTCTACCACCTGGTCGTGGAGCTGAAGGATTCGACAGGGGCGGCGGTCGACCGCGTGGTGCAGCGCTTCGGTGTGCGGGAGATGCGCTTCGATGCGAACCAGGGCTTCTTCCTGAACGGCAAGTCGATCCCTCTGCATGGCGTGAACATCCACCAGGACGAACTGGGCAAGGCCTGGGCGATCACCAACGAGGATATCGACCAGACCTTCGCCTTCATCAAGGAAGTGGGGGCCAACACGGTGCGGATGGCGCACTACCCCCATTCCGACTACACCGTGCAGCAGGCCGACAAGCTCGGTGTCGTCGTATGGGCCGAGTTGCCGCTGGTGAATGCCACGTCGAAGGCGAGCCTGGTCGATCCCGAAACCACCGGGTTCGCGGAGAACGCGCGCGTGCAACTCCAGGAACTGATCCGGCAGAAGTTCAACAATGCGTCGATCGGCCTGTGGTCCATCGCCAATGAAGTCACCGGCGGCAACGATGCACGCAACAACGTCCAACCCCTGTTGAAGAGCCTGAACCAGGTGGCCAAGTCCGAGGATCCGACCCGCGCGACCACCCTGGCCAACCAGGTCACCCGCAATGGCGACGTCGTGCTGCCCGATACGCTGACGCAGACCGGCTACACCGATACCTACGGTGTCAACCGCTACTTCCAGTGGTACTACGGCACCTCGGAGACGCAGCTCGGCGAAAACCTGGATGCGCTGCATGCGCAAATCCCGACACAGCCGATCGGCGTGAGCGAGTACGGTGCCGGCAACGCCATCACGCACCACACCGACAACGTGTTCGGCGGCCGGGTCTGCTCGAGGGACACCAGCGGCTTCACCCGCATCTGCTACCAACCGGAAGGTTATGCGAACTACGTGCACGAAAAGGCGTACAACGAGATCGTCAAGCGGCCTTATCTGATGGGCACCTGGATCTGGAACATGTTCGATTTCGGCTCGGGCAACCGGCACGAGGGCGACATCGGCCAGACCAATACCAAGGGCATTGTCACATTCGGAAGAGACGTCAAGAAGGACGTCTTCTACTTCTACAAGGCCAACTGGACACAGACGCCGGTGACCTACATCACCAGCCGCCGCTACACCCAACGCGCTTATCCGGTCACCGACATCAAGGTCTACAGCAACGCGAGTTCGATCACGCTGCAGGTCAATGGCCAGGCGGTGGGCAGCAAGGCCGCGGCGGACTGCCCGCTCAAGGTGTGCGAGTTCAAGAACGTGGCGCTCCAGGCCGGCAACAACAGCGTGGTCGTCAACGGTACCCACGGCTCGGAAACCGTCACCGACGCAGTGAGCTGGAACCTGGCGCAGGAGAACGCGACCAACTTCTTCATCGCCGCCGGCGGCTTGACCACCGGTTTCCTCTCCAACGACCCGCTGCTCGGCCAACACCGCTACGGTTCGGACAACTTCTTCGTCGGTGGCGAACTGCCGCCGATCACGGGGCGTTCGAGCGTCGGCCTGACAGGGGCCGTGGCGATCAATGGGCTCGGCACCACCACCATTCCGGAAACCGGCCGGGTCTGGGACATGTGGCGCGAGGGCAATGCGTTCAGCTACAACCTTCCGCTCGCCAACGGCTCCTACATGGTCACCCTGGGTTTCCTCGAGCCCACCGCCACGGCCAATGGCGCACGCGTGTTCAACGTGAATGCAAACGGTGCCAATCAAATTGCCAACCTCGATGTGCTGCAGGCCGCCGGCGCGCGCAACACGGCCATCGTGCGGAAGTTCCCGGTGACGGTGAGCAACGGCCGGCTGTTGCTCGACTTCCAGGGCGTCACCGGCAAGGCGATCGTCTCCAACATCGCGGTCGTCAAGCAGTAG
- a CDS encoding glycoside hydrolase family 3 protein, with protein MKKAASATRGLVRTLRLSPISLSIVGAFGAVAFAVAGCGGGGGEMAQPDLGARSKPILTVDAKKFKDLNGNGKLDPYEDWRLSVDKRIDDLVGQMTLEEKAGLMLIDTMNAGTNGALPANATTFVNDNKMRRFILRSVVTATPTSGQVTPLQAATFTNAVQELSEASRLGIPSIFKSNARNHYEKDARVGINEAAGAFTEFPKEAGISAAALGEESLKSGKEPTVGDMSIVKTFAQTMGDEWKSIGLRGMYGYMADMSTEPRWYRVHETFTENADLNSNIIKTLVETLQGPMVNGSSVSPTSAVALTMKHFPGGGPQELGLDPHYTFGKTQVYPGGNFGYHLKPFMAAINAGVSAIMPYYGVPINVTYEGVKYDQLGMAFSKQIVTDLLRGKLGFKGYVNSDTGVINDRAWGLENKTVPERVATAINGGTETLSGFNSVKTIVDLVNANLITVDRVNEAARRLLKEQFQLGLFENPYVDASLATAAIGSDANRAKGMEVQRKSITLLQNQDKTLPLKAAAKVYTMGMAKSDVEKYGYAVTDGEALVNGVRPSAAGADYAVIRVEVSNPRAATGVYRSSDPATGANPAFISPITGKTYGADDPTNLDNGLGFGGAYPWEASNLSFTAMAASQSWQISPKLADIKAVMNEVGAKKTVLSIYFRQPYVLDDASGLKNAGAIVAGFGVSNTALLDVLSGKFKPQGKLPFALANNLQAIVDNQPDVPGYPAKDTLYPFGFGLTY; from the coding sequence ATGAAAAAAGCAGCAAGCGCGACGAGGGGACTGGTCCGGACGCTTCGGTTATCACCCATCTCGCTGTCGATCGTGGGCGCCTTCGGCGCGGTCGCATTCGCCGTGGCCGGCTGCGGCGGCGGCGGTGGGGAAATGGCCCAGCCGGATCTGGGTGCGCGCAGCAAGCCCATCCTGACGGTCGATGCGAAGAAATTCAAGGATCTGAACGGCAACGGCAAACTGGATCCTTATGAGGATTGGCGGCTTTCGGTCGACAAGCGCATCGACGACCTCGTCGGCCAGATGACCCTGGAGGAAAAAGCCGGCCTGATGCTGATCGACACCATGAATGCGGGGACGAACGGGGCCTTGCCGGCCAACGCAACTACTTTTGTTAACGACAACAAAATGCGCCGCTTCATCCTGCGCAGCGTGGTCACGGCCACGCCAACGTCCGGCCAGGTGACGCCGCTGCAGGCCGCGACGTTCACCAATGCGGTGCAGGAACTGTCGGAGGCCTCGCGCCTGGGCATTCCGTCGATCTTCAAGTCCAACGCGCGCAACCATTACGAGAAGGACGCACGTGTCGGCATCAACGAAGCCGCGGGCGCCTTCACAGAATTCCCCAAGGAAGCGGGCATCTCGGCCGCGGCCCTGGGCGAAGAGTCCCTGAAGTCCGGCAAGGAGCCCACCGTCGGCGACATGTCCATCGTCAAGACTTTTGCCCAGACCATGGGCGACGAATGGAAATCCATCGGCCTGCGTGGCATGTACGGCTACATGGCGGACATGTCCACCGAACCGCGCTGGTACCGCGTGCACGAGACCTTCACGGAAAACGCCGACCTCAATTCGAACATCATCAAGACACTGGTGGAGACCCTGCAGGGGCCGATGGTGAACGGCAGCTCGGTGAGCCCCACATCGGCGGTGGCCCTGACGATGAAACATTTCCCGGGTGGCGGACCGCAGGAGCTCGGCCTCGATCCGCATTACACCTTCGGCAAGACCCAGGTGTACCCGGGCGGCAACTTCGGCTACCACCTGAAGCCCTTCATGGCTGCGATCAACGCCGGGGTTTCGGCCATCATGCCGTACTACGGCGTGCCCATCAACGTGACGTACGAAGGCGTCAAATACGACCAGCTCGGCATGGCGTTTTCCAAGCAGATCGTGACCGATCTGCTGCGCGGCAAGCTGGGCTTCAAAGGCTATGTCAATTCGGACACCGGCGTGATCAACGATCGCGCCTGGGGCCTCGAGAACAAGACCGTGCCCGAACGCGTGGCCACCGCCATCAACGGCGGCACCGAAACGCTCTCCGGCTTCAACAGCGTGAAGACCATCGTCGACCTCGTCAACGCCAACCTGATCACCGTGGACCGCGTCAACGAAGCCGCACGGCGATTGCTGAAGGAGCAGTTCCAGCTCGGCCTGTTCGAGAACCCGTACGTGGACGCGAGCCTGGCCACGGCCGCCATCGGCAGCGATGCCAACCGCGCCAAGGGCATGGAAGTGCAGCGCAAATCGATCACGCTGCTGCAGAACCAGGACAAGACGCTGCCCCTCAAGGCCGCCGCCAAGGTCTACACCATGGGCATGGCCAAGTCCGACGTCGAGAAATACGGCTATGCCGTGACCGACGGTGAAGCGCTGGTCAACGGTGTACGCCCGAGCGCGGCCGGCGCCGACTACGCCGTCATCCGCGTGGAGGTCTCAAATCCACGTGCGGCCACCGGCGTTTATCGGAGCAGTGATCCGGCCACCGGCGCCAATCCGGCCTTCATCAGCCCCATCACCGGCAAGACCTACGGTGCAGACGATCCGACGAACCTGGACAATGGTTTGGGCTTCGGCGGTGCCTATCCGTGGGAAGCCAGCAACCTGTCGTTCACGGCGATGGCGGCATCGCAGTCCTGGCAGATCTCGCCCAAGCTTGCCGATATCAAGGCCGTGATGAACGAGGTCGGCGCCAAGAAGACGGTGCTGAGCATCTACTTCCGCCAACCCTATGTGCTCGACGACGCGAGCGGCCTGAAGAACGCTGGCGCCATCGTGGCCGGCTTCGGCGTGAGCAATACGGCGCTGCTCGACGTGCTGAGCGGCAAGTTCAAGCCGCAGGGCAAGCTGCCGTTCGCACTGGCCAACAACCTGCAGGCGATCGTGGACAACCAGCCCGACGTGCCCGGTTATCCGGCCAAGGACACGCTGTACCCGTTCGGATTCGGGCTGACCTACTGA
- a CDS encoding tRNA-uridine aminocarboxypropyltransferase codes for MPNNPPVSRRASCAACNRPASACICGWVVPVAHRVEVLILQHPLEVAHAKNSARLLHLCLPHSRLVVGEAFDDKTWLTAPWNAGDAPRRPVLLYPATPLDQAVDLVPPPALDAASLAEPARLRLVVLDGTWRKSRKMLYASPALQQLPRLALRDIPPSRYLIRKARRPDQLSTLEAVCAALKQIEGDAVAVGPLLAAFDGFVGQQLSHRTLGR; via the coding sequence TTGCCGAATAACCCACCGGTTTCGCGGCGCGCAAGCTGCGCCGCCTGCAACCGGCCGGCCAGCGCCTGCATCTGCGGCTGGGTGGTGCCGGTGGCGCACCGCGTCGAGGTGTTGATCCTGCAGCACCCGCTGGAAGTGGCCCATGCCAAGAACAGCGCGCGGTTGCTGCACTTGTGCCTGCCGCACAGCAGGCTGGTGGTCGGCGAGGCCTTCGATGACAAGACCTGGCTCACGGCGCCGTGGAACGCGGGCGACGCGCCGCGCCGGCCGGTGTTGCTCTACCCCGCAACACCGCTCGACCAGGCCGTGGACCTGGTACCCCCACCTGCGCTCGATGCGGCCAGCCTGGCCGAGCCGGCGCGGCTGCGCCTGGTGGTGCTCGACGGCACCTGGCGCAAGAGCCGCAAGATGCTCTACGCCAGCCCGGCGCTGCAGCAGTTGCCGCGGCTGGCACTGCGCGACATACCCCCATCCAGGTACCTGATCCGCAAGGCGCGCCGGCCCGATCAGCTGTCCACCCTGGAAGCCGTTTGCGCGGCGTTGAAGCAGATCGAAGGGGATGCCGTGGCGGTGGGGCCGCTGCTGGCTGCGTTCGACGGCTTCGTGGGTCAGCAATTGAGCCACCGGACACTCGGTCGATAG
- a CDS encoding penicillin acylase family protein: MRLPLSLSMISAAVLLSGCLGGGDGGVASPLAASIRYTTGGVPHIKADSFAGAGYGYGYAFAKENLCLYAEELVTLRGERAQYFGMANGYLGQFGTTFGNVDSDFFYRLLLTADQVAKTKAAASTQVQGLLSGFAAGYNRYLRDTPAAQLPAACAGKPWLRPMTESDAYLRVLQAAITASSLGFIGEIGSAQPPTASKSAKVATAAPVAATSAAYESSPIGQALSKIREHEVGSNGYGLGSDVTDNGRGLLLANPHFPWWGVLRLNQLHLTVANENYDVNGATLLGVPLPLIGFNSKLAWTHTLSTDNRFTLRYLALDPASPTRYIKDGQSVAMTAVPLTINGTAADGSVVPITRTLYTTEYGPMLMDSSFTWSTSAAFAIQDANLSNYKLMDQLLLNGKADSVDSLRQASATYMALPWVNTVAADSAGQTLFANYSVAANVSDAQLLGGCVPGASVGAPFDALLASTGVVVLSGTTAACDWRGAVPAADRPWVKRSDYVLNTNDSHWWPSLDTFLTGFRKIIATGPNAEGQLQNNRTQTGHAQVQDRLAGTDGLAGKRFNLANLQQVLVKTRFLRAERWLPDFTTACLASTNASAAARDACTVLQDWDKTHGMSSQGAILFQELYLALGELNAQSWWAVPFDPANPMTTPRGAANTAAALAQLETLVASTQFDTPQKRRTRPQDVQILVRADGNIAVPGGAKTFYNWNGQKTEVAPGNFIYTADPLTQAGAAGNSYIQFVTWDSAGPVAEGLLTYGQSSNPASPFYSDQTRKYAAGQWNKLPYTEAQIKADAGYSVVDIAE; the protein is encoded by the coding sequence TTGCGCCTCCCCCTCTCCCTGTCGATGATCTCCGCTGCGGTGCTGTTGTCGGGGTGTCTCGGTGGCGGGGACGGCGGCGTGGCCAGCCCATTGGCCGCCAGCATCCGCTACACCACGGGCGGTGTGCCGCACATCAAGGCCGACAGCTTTGCCGGCGCGGGTTATGGCTACGGTTATGCCTTCGCCAAGGAAAACCTCTGCCTCTACGCCGAGGAACTGGTCACCCTGCGGGGTGAAAGGGCGCAGTATTTCGGCATGGCCAACGGCTACCTGGGCCAGTTCGGCACTACCTTCGGCAACGTCGATTCGGACTTCTTCTACCGGCTCCTGCTGACCGCCGACCAGGTCGCCAAAACCAAGGCCGCGGCCAGCACCCAGGTGCAGGGGCTGCTGTCGGGTTTTGCCGCCGGCTACAACCGTTATCTGCGCGACACCCCGGCCGCCCAATTGCCGGCCGCCTGCGCCGGCAAGCCCTGGCTGCGGCCGATGACCGAGTCCGACGCCTACCTGCGCGTGCTGCAGGCCGCAATCACGGCCAGTTCGCTGGGCTTCATCGGCGAGATCGGCAGCGCGCAGCCGCCCACGGCGTCCAAGAGTGCGAAGGTGGCCACCGCTGCCCCGGTGGCGGCCACGTCGGCGGCCTACGAATCCTCGCCGATCGGGCAGGCGCTTTCGAAGATCCGCGAACACGAGGTGGGCTCCAACGGTTACGGCCTGGGCAGCGACGTGACCGACAACGGCCGTGGCCTGCTGCTGGCGAACCCGCATTTCCCATGGTGGGGCGTGCTGCGCCTGAACCAGCTGCACCTTACGGTCGCCAATGAAAACTACGACGTCAACGGCGCCACGCTGCTCGGCGTTCCGCTGCCGCTCATCGGCTTCAACAGCAAGCTGGCGTGGACGCATACGCTGTCCACCGACAACCGCTTCACGCTGCGCTACCTGGCGCTCGACCCGGCCAGCCCCACGCGCTACATCAAGGACGGCCAATCCGTGGCGATGACGGCTGTGCCCCTGACCATCAACGGCACCGCCGCCGACGGCAGCGTGGTGCCGATCACGCGCACGCTCTACACCACGGAATACGGCCCGATGCTGATGGACAGCAGCTTCACCTGGAGCACCAGCGCGGCCTTTGCCATCCAGGACGCGAACCTGTCCAACTACAAGCTGATGGACCAGTTGCTGCTCAACGGCAAGGCCGACAGCGTGGACAGCCTGCGCCAGGCCTCGGCGACATACATGGCGCTGCCCTGGGTCAACACCGTCGCCGCCGACAGCGCCGGCCAGACCCTGTTCGCCAACTATTCCGTGGCGGCGAACGTGAGCGACGCGCAACTGCTCGGCGGCTGCGTGCCCGGCGCCTCGGTCGGCGCGCCGTTCGATGCGCTGCTGGCTTCGACCGGCGTGGTCGTGCTCAGCGGCACCACTGCCGCATGCGACTGGCGCGGCGCGGTGCCCGCGGCCGACCGCCCCTGGGTGAAACGTTCCGACTATGTGCTCAACACCAACGACAGCCATTGGTGGCCGAGCCTCGACACCTTCCTCACCGGTTTCCGCAAGATCATCGCCACCGGTCCGAATGCCGAAGGCCAGTTGCAGAACAACCGCACCCAGACCGGCCATGCGCAGGTCCAGGACCGGCTGGCCGGCACCGACGGCCTGGCCGGCAAGCGCTTCAACCTGGCCAACCTGCAGCAGGTGCTGGTGAAGACCCGTTTCTTGCGCGCCGAACGCTGGCTGCCCGACTTCACCACCGCCTGCCTGGCTTCGACCAACGCCAGCGCCGCCGCGCGCGACGCCTGCACCGTGCTGCAGGACTGGGACAAGACCCATGGCATGAGCAGCCAGGGGGCGATCCTGTTCCAGGAACTCTACCTGGCGCTCGGGGAACTCAATGCGCAGAGCTGGTGGGCCGTGCCTTTCGACCCGGCCAACCCGATGACCACGCCGCGCGGCGCGGCCAATACCGCGGCGGCGCTGGCGCAGCTGGAGACCCTGGTGGCTTCGACGCAGTTCGACACCCCGCAAAAGCGCCGCACACGGCCGCAGGACGTGCAGATCCTCGTGCGTGCCGACGGCAACATCGCCGTGCCCGGCGGCGCCAAGACCTTCTACAACTGGAACGGCCAGAAGACCGAAGTCGCACCCGGCAACTTCATCTACACCGCCGACCCACTGACCCAGGCCGGCGCGGCCGGCAACAGCTACATCCAGTTCGTCACCTGGGACAGCGCCGGCCCGGTCGCCGAAGGCCTGCTGACCTACGGCCAGTCGTCCAACCCGGCCAGCCCCTTCTACAGCGACCAGACGCGCAAATATGCGGCGGGCCAGTGGAACAAGCTGCCCTACACCGAGGCCCAGATCAAGGCCGACGCCGGCTACAGCGTCGTGGACATTGCCGAATAA
- the coaD gene encoding pantetheine-phosphate adenylyltransferase: MSHKIIAVYPGTFDPMTLGHEDVVRRATQLFDTVIVAVAAGHHKKAMFSLEERIEMTREAVKAHPRVTVESFSGLLRDFVVARGGKAMVRGLRAVTDFDYEFQLAGMNRTLMPDVETVFLTPSDKYQFVSSTFVREIAVLGGEVDKFVSPAVFERLMDKVKALGQA; encoded by the coding sequence ATGTCGCACAAGATCATCGCCGTCTATCCCGGTACCTTCGACCCGATGACCCTGGGCCACGAGGACGTGGTGCGACGGGCCACGCAGCTCTTCGACACGGTGATCGTGGCCGTGGCCGCCGGGCACCACAAGAAGGCCATGTTCTCGCTCGAGGAGCGCATCGAGATGACACGCGAGGCGGTGAAGGCCCATCCGCGCGTGACGGTCGAGAGTTTCTCGGGGCTGCTGCGCGACTTCGTGGTGGCGCGCGGCGGCAAGGCCATGGTGCGCGGCCTCCGGGCGGTGACGGATTTCGACTACGAATTCCAGCTTGCGGGGATGAACCGCACGCTGATGCCCGATGTGGAAACCGTCTTCCTCACCCCGAGCGACAAATACCAGTTCGTCTCCAGCACTTTCGTCCGGGAGATCGCGGTGCTGGGCGGGGAAGTCGACAAGTTCGTTTCGCCGGCCGTGTTCGAACGGCTGATGGACAAGGTCAAGGCGCTGGGCCAGGCTTGA
- the rsmD gene encoding 16S rRNA (guanine(966)-N(2))-methyltransferase RsmD, translating into MTTAPRSERPQAKKKPTTPRRNTTPPGEIRLIGGLWKRTKLPVADKPGLRPTPDRVRETLFNWLGQDLTGWRCIDAFAGTGALGFEAASRGAAEVIIVEQDGILVSQLMATQKKLAASAVQVRRGDGVGQLRQLAPASQDAVFLDPPFDAEVYEPALRAAAAAIKPDGQIYLEAGQRWTDEALAEIGLALHRHLKAGAVHAHLLRRLPDTATA; encoded by the coding sequence ATGACCACCGCTCCCCGCTCCGAACGGCCGCAGGCCAAAAAGAAACCGACCACGCCCCGGCGCAACACCACGCCGCCCGGTGAGATCCGCCTGATCGGCGGCCTGTGGAAGCGCACCAAGCTGCCCGTGGCCGACAAGCCCGGCCTGCGCCCCACGCCCGACCGCGTGCGCGAAACCCTGTTCAACTGGCTCGGCCAGGACCTGACCGGCTGGCGCTGCATCGACGCGTTCGCCGGCACCGGCGCGCTCGGCTTCGAAGCCGCCTCGCGCGGCGCGGCCGAAGTTATCATCGTCGAGCAGGATGGCATCCTGGTCTCGCAACTCATGGCGACCCAGAAGAAACTCGCCGCCAGCGCGGTGCAGGTGCGGCGCGGCGACGGCGTCGGCCAGTTGCGCCAGCTGGCCCCCGCGAGCCAGGACGCGGTCTTCCTCGACCCGCCGTTCGACGCCGAGGTCTACGAGCCGGCGCTGCGCGCCGCGGCCGCCGCGATCAAGCCCGATGGCCAGATCTACCTCGAGGCCGGCCAGCGCTGGACCGATGAAGCCCTGGCGGAGATCGGCCTGGCGTTGCACCGCCACCTGAAGGCCGGCGCGGTGCATGCGCACCTGCTGCGTCGCCTCCCCGATACCGCCACTGCCTAG
- a CDS encoding M16 family metallopeptidase — MITIKKIASSAAFICASGLFCIHSAWAAIPIQQWTQPSGARVFLVESPAIPMLDVQIDFDAGGRRDPPAQAGLASLTASMSNKGVAARGGEPALDQNAWSEAWVDLGASFGAGAGDDRMSFSLRTLTYPDLMDKAARLAARQLGEPAFAADLWQRERQRIAAALKEADTKPATIAGRAFQHAVYGDHPYGYELTQASLDRVQTSDMQAYFSRMVQPCRATVSLVGAVNRTQADALVRTLLSRIPATEGCTPLPPVGEVAPLAAPNDIRIPFASAQAQVFIGQPGFKRDDPDFFALTVGNYILGGGGFVSRLTEEVREKRGLSYSVYSYFAPGQHAGAFTIGLQTRPDQAAQAVQVSREVLAKFVADGPTPAELKAAKDNLIGGFALRIDSNRKLLDNVANIAWNRLPLDYLDTWTQRVNAITVADVKAAFARKLQPEKMVTVVVGGGAP, encoded by the coding sequence ATGATCACTATCAAAAAAATAGCTAGCAGCGCAGCATTCATCTGCGCGAGCGGCCTGTTTTGCATCCATTCCGCCTGGGCGGCGATTCCGATCCAGCAGTGGACGCAGCCCAGCGGCGCGCGCGTCTTCCTCGTCGAAAGCCCGGCCATTCCGATGCTCGATGTGCAGATCGACTTCGACGCCGGCGGCCGGCGCGATCCACCAGCGCAAGCCGGCCTGGCCAGCCTCACGGCCAGCATGAGCAACAAGGGCGTGGCCGCACGCGGCGGTGAACCCGCGCTCGACCAGAACGCCTGGAGCGAGGCCTGGGTCGATCTCGGGGCGTCGTTCGGTGCGGGTGCGGGCGACGACCGCATGAGCTTTTCGCTGCGCACGCTGACCTACCCGGACCTGATGGACAAGGCCGCGCGCCTGGCCGCGCGCCAGCTCGGCGAGCCGGCCTTCGCCGCCGATCTGTGGCAGCGCGAACGCCAGCGCATCGCCGCCGCCCTGAAGGAGGCCGACACCAAGCCGGCCACCATCGCCGGCCGGGCGTTCCAGCATGCCGTGTATGGCGATCACCCGTATGGCTACGAGCTGACGCAGGCCTCCCTGGACCGTGTGCAGACCAGCGACATGCAGGCGTATTTCTCGCGCATGGTCCAGCCCTGCCGGGCCACGGTGAGCCTGGTCGGTGCGGTGAACCGCACGCAGGCCGATGCCCTGGTGCGCACGCTGCTGTCGCGCATACCGGCGACCGAAGGCTGCACGCCGCTGCCGCCGGTGGGCGAGGTGGCGCCGCTCGCGGCACCCAACGACATCCGCATCCCGTTCGCCTCGGCGCAGGCGCAGGTGTTCATCGGCCAGCCCGGCTTCAAGCGCGACGATCCGGACTTCTTCGCGCTGACGGTCGGCAACTACATCCTCGGCGGCGGCGGTTTCGTCTCGCGCCTCACCGAGGAGGTGCGCGAGAAGCGCGGCCTGAGCTACAGCGTCTACAGCTACTTCGCGCCGGGCCAGCATGCGGGTGCGTTCACCATCGGCCTGCAGACCCGGCCCGACCAGGCGGCCCAGGCCGTGCAGGTGTCGCGCGAGGTGCTGGCCAAGTTCGTGGCCGACGGGCCGACGCCGGCCGAGCTCAAGGCCGCCAAGGACAACCTGATCGGCGGCTTCGCGCTGCGCATCGACAGCAACCGCAAGCTGCTCGACAACGTGGCCAACATCGCCTGGAACAGGCTGCCGCTCGATTACCTCGACACCTGGACGCAGCGTGTGAATGCCATCACCGTGGCCGACGTGAAGGCCGCCTTCGCGCGCAAGCTGCAGCCGGAAAAGATGGTGACGGTGGTGGTGGGTGGCGGCGCCCCCTGA